The Chanodichthys erythropterus isolate Z2021 chromosome 12, ASM2448905v1, whole genome shotgun sequence genome contains a region encoding:
- the LOC137032403 gene encoding adhesion G protein-coupled receptor E3-like: MAPSLHKANLSDPCYNYTVLNNPWRSINNTYDSVRRCDQSVSWSGWYRLFINGTSAHIPDTCVAKFSCGTNIPLWIPDGHPTVEDGVVTRDVCGHWGNYCCLFGSFPIKVKACPGNYYVYELVSPTGCYLAYCADTGSINTTAVTPAPISTEVEVFMVGPNVTLDKIPRLETTNSSVDIDLIGIAKNNNETTAVAFMSYNTMENLLKPDFFNTSNDTIKTMMSTVISATLPKTTNTKLTKPVNFTLKHIREFDPNGSLSCVYWNISEWIVDGCSVLETNSSYTVCSCVHLSTFALIMQTSRPPESDSKLELLNLVCVIVGLVFFSLALLTFALCQWSPGVNNVARINICMSLLLAHLLFLLTQQFLSLIRPHQVLCAVISGVLHFLFLSGFVWMFIEAVLLFICVKNLSQISSKKREVLSSGFLCVIGYTVALVVVGVSAVLVPEGYGSKDCWIKMDKGFIWGFLGPVCVILALNMILFICITISLNSTLKNLNAEVSQMKQTKIMTFKTLAQFVVLGCSWILGFFTNGSKELEILFLILNSQQGTFIFLVYCVLNIEVRQQYQKFFRCLCCGLKPNNIKSVQKKCWGLQHPYAGNE; encoded by the exons ATGGCTCCCTCTCTTcataaag ctAATCTCTCTGACCCCTGCTACAACTACACTGTGCTGAACAATCCATGGAGATCCATCAATAATACTTATGATTCAGTCAGGAGGTGTGACCAATCTGTCTCCTGGAGCGGCTGGTATCGTCTCTTCATTAATGGCACGAGCGCTCATATCCCAGACACGTGTGTTGCCAAGTTTAGCTGTGGCACTAATATCCCATTGTGGATACCTGATGGACACCCAACAGTTGAGGATGGAGTCGTCACTCGAGATGTCTGTGGTCACTGGGGCAATTACTGCTGCTTATTCGGGTCTTTTCCCATTAAAGTCAAAGCCTGTCCAGGCAATTATTATGTCTATGAGCTGGTTAGTCCAACTGGCTGCTATCTTGCATACTGTGCAG ACACTGGCAGCATTAACACTACAGCTGTCACACCAGCGCCCATCTCTACAG AGGTTGAAGTCTTCATGGTTGGACCAAATGTCACCTTAGATAAAATCCCTCGACTTGAAACGACAAATTCTTCTGTGGACATTGATCTCATTGGGATCGCCAAGAACAACAATGAAACAA CTGCTGTGGCTTTCATGAGCTACAACACAATGGAGAATCTACTGAAGCCCGACTTCTTCAACACATCAAATGACACGATTAAAACCATGATGTCCACTGTGATCTCAGCTACTCTTCCCAAAACCACCAACACTAAACTCACCAAACCAGTCAACTTCACCCTCAAACACATCAGA GAGTTCGACCCCAACGGTTCTCTGTCCTGTGTGTACTGGAATATCAGCGAGTGGATTGTAGATGGTTGTTCTGTTTTAGAGACCAACAGCAGCTACACTGTGTGTTCCTGTGTTCATCTGTCGACATTCGCTCTCATCATGCAAACCAGCAGACCACCAGAG AGCGACTCAAAGCTGGAGCTGTTGAATTTGGTGTGTGTGATCGTGGGGCTGGTGTTCTTCAGTTTGGCCCTGTTGACCTTTGCCCTTTGTCAGTGGAGTCCTGGAGTGAATAATGTGGCTCGAATCAACATCTGCATGAGTCTTCTGCTGGCTCACCTTCTGTTCCTGCTCACACAACAGTTCCTGAGCCTCATACGCCCTCATCAG GTGTTGTGTGCCGTGATATCAGGTGTGCTGCACTTCCTCTTTCTCTCCGGCTTTGTGTGGATGTTCATTGAAGCTGTGCTGCTCTTCATCTGTGTGAAGAACCTATCACAGATCAGCTCCAAAAAGAGGGAGGTGCTTAGCAGTGGATTCCTGTGTGTGATTGGATATACGGTTGCTCTGGTTGTGgtgggcgtgtctgctgtgttGGTTCCTGAAGGTTATGGCAGCAAAGA CTGCTGGATTAAAATGGATAAAGGATTTATCTGGGGTTTTCTGGGACCTGTTTGTGTCATACTAGCA TTAAACATGATTCTCTTCATCTGCATCACCATCAGTCTGAACTCAACTCTCAAAAATCTGAACGCTGAAGTTTCACAGATGAAACAAACCAA GATTATGACATTTAAAACACTGGCTCAGTTTGTGGTTCTTGGTTGCTCCTGGATTCTGGGTTTCTTCACTAATGGCAGTAAGGAGCTGGAGATCCTCTTCCTGATCTTGAACTCCCAGCAGGGAACCTTCATCTTCCTCGTCTATTGTGTCCTTAATATTGAG